The genomic region CAGGCGGCGCTCCAGAGGCAGCGCCTCGTCCCACTCGGCCATGTGCTCGGAAAGATCGCGCAACAGGCCGCCGGCGTTGGTCTTGCCGAGCAGCGACGGCGTCTCGCGCACCGCAACCGCGCCGGGGCCGAAGGATTCGATCGCAAGGCCGAACGACGCCAGCTCCTCGCTGCGCTCGAGCAGGCGCTCCACCGTGGCCTCGTCCATCTCGACGATCTCGGGGATCAGCAGGATCTGCCGCTGCACGCCGTTGGCCGCCAGCGAGGCCTTCAGCCGTTCATAGACGATGCGTTCATGCGCGGCGTGCTGGTCGACGATGATCAGGCCGTCGCGGGTCTGCGAGACGATATAGGTCTCGTGGATCTGGGTGCGCGCAGCGCCGAGCGGGCGGTCGACCAGGTCACTGACTGGCTGGGATTCGATCCGCACGTCCGCGCTGGGTGCGCCGACATCGAACGCGGCCTGTGCGCGCTCGGCGAAGGCCGGCACGGCGGCACCGTCGAATGACGGCATCGGCGCGACCGGGGCGGATGGCGACTGGCGCCAGTCCCAGCTTGCCGGGCGCGGCGTGAATGCGGGGCGGAACGAGGACAGCGCGCTTTCGCCGCTGTTGGCGGCGGTGCGCCGGCCCTCCCGCGCAAGCCCGTCCTTCAATCCGTGCACGATCAGCGCGCGGACCAGGCCGGCGTTGCGAAACCGCACCTCGGTCTTGGCCGGATGCACGTTGGCGTCGACCTCGCGCGGATCGAGCGTGACAAACAGCGCCAGCACCGGATGGCGGTCGCGCGGCAGATAGTCGGCATAGGCCCCGCGGACTGCCCCTAGGATCAGCTTGTCGCGCACCGGGCGGCCGTTGACGAAGAGATATTGCCCGAGCGCGTTGGCTTTGGTCAGCGCCGGCGCTGCGGCATAGCCGGCGACCACCACGCCCTCGCGCTCGGCATGGACCCCGATGGCATGGCTGCGGAACTCCGCCCCCAGGATGTCGCCGAGACGGGTCAGGCGACCGGCGACGCCGGGCAGCGCCGCAGCCCAGGTCACCGGCGCGCGCTCTTCGCCCGCGAGCGTGAAAGCGATTTCGGGTCGCGCCATCGCGAGGCGCCGCACCACCTCACGGATCGCTTCCGCCTCGGTCCGGTCGGTCTTCAAGAACTTCAGCCGCGCCGGCGTCGCGTAGAAGAGGTCGTTGACCTCGACCCGCGTGCCGTGGGCCAGCGCCGCCGGCATGATCTCGGATTTCTCGCCGCCCTCGACATTGAGCGCCCAGGCGTGCGGCTCGCTGGCATGCCGCGTGGTGATGGCAAGCCGCGCCACGGAGCCGATCGAGGGCAGCGCCTCGCCGCGGAATCCGAGCGTGCGGATCTGCAGCAAGTCCTCGTCGTCGAGCTTGGAGGTGGCGTGACGCTCGACCGCCAGCGACAGGTCCCTGGCGGTCATGCCGCCGCCGTCGTCGGTGATGCCGATCCGCCGGCGTCCGCCGCCATCGGTAAAGACGTCGATCCGGCTCGCGCCGGCGTCGATGGCGTTCTCGACCAGTTCCTTGACCACGCTCGCGGGACGCTCGACCACTTCGCCGGCGGCGATGCGGTTGACGACCTGTTCGGGTAATTGGCGGACGGGCATGAAACTCGATTTTCGGCTTTGATCTTGGGCTTCGATCTGGATTCGCGGAGAACGCCATTCTAGGCCGTGTTGCGTCAAAAGCATGTGTTGGGCAACAGGAACGTGGCGGGCTGGGGAAAAGGGCTATCTATCGCATTGATGGGATTGGACGTTCGAGAAAATCGCGCAACCGGGATGGATCGATCTTCGGCTGCCGTCCCGATTGTGGGGTACCGGGCTGCGGTGTAGCATCGCGAAAAAATGGCAACAGGACGGGAGGACGCCATGTGCCATCTCTTCGCGCATCAGCCCCAAGGCGACTACGAATCCCAGACCCGCTCGTTGCGGATCGGTGGGCATTGCACCTCGATCCGGCTGGAAATGGCATTCTGGGACACGCTGGAGGAGATCGCGGCCAAGGAGAACATGAGCGTCGGCAAGTTCCTGACGACGCTCTACACCGAGGTGCTCGACCATCACGGCGAGGTCAACAATTTCGCTTCGTTGCTGCGCTGCTCCTGCCTGATCTACCGCTCCAAGACGGCAGCGCCGGTGCAGGCGTTCAAGACGACGGTTGCGCCCATCCTCGATGCAGCGGAATAGCCCTGGTGTCGTCCTGGCGAAGGCCAGGACCCATACCGCGGAATCCATCAGCGATGGGCGGTATGAGTCCCGAACAACAAGCCTTCGCCGAACTCCTTCCCGGGGCAATGGGTCCTGGCTTTCGCCAGGACGACGAACGAGATTGGATCAAATTTCCTTCTTCTGCATCGCACCCGCAATGTAATCCGCCTGCCGGATCGCCAGCGAGACGATGGTCAGCGTCGGATTGCAGGCT from Bradyrhizobium lupini harbors:
- a CDS encoding ribbon-helix-helix domain-containing protein → MCHLFAHQPQGDYESQTRSLRIGGHCTSIRLEMAFWDTLEEIAAKENMSVGKFLTTLYTEVLDHHGEVNNFASLLRCSCLIYRSKTAAPVQAFKTTVAPILDAAE
- the mutL gene encoding DNA mismatch repair endonuclease MutL, with translation MPVRQLPEQVVNRIAAGEVVERPASVVKELVENAIDAGASRIDVFTDGGGRRRIGITDDGGGMTARDLSLAVERHATSKLDDEDLLQIRTLGFRGEALPSIGSVARLAITTRHASEPHAWALNVEGGEKSEIMPAALAHGTRVEVNDLFYATPARLKFLKTDRTEAEAIREVVRRLAMARPEIAFTLAGEERAPVTWAAALPGVAGRLTRLGDILGAEFRSHAIGVHAEREGVVVAGYAAAPALTKANALGQYLFVNGRPVRDKLILGAVRGAYADYLPRDRHPVLALFVTLDPREVDANVHPAKTEVRFRNAGLVRALIVHGLKDGLAREGRRTAANSGESALSSFRPAFTPRPASWDWRQSPSAPVAPMPSFDGAAVPAFAERAQAAFDVGAPSADVRIESQPVSDLVDRPLGAARTQIHETYIVSQTRDGLIIVDQHAAHERIVYERLKASLAANGVQRQILLIPEIVEMDEATVERLLERSEELASFGLAIESFGPGAVAVRETPSLLGKTNAGGLLRDLSEHMAEWDEALPLERRLMHVAATMACHGSVRAGRRLRPEEMNALLREMEDTPNSGQCNHGRPTYVELKLSDVEKLFGRR